The Drosophila gunungcola strain Sukarami chromosome 2R unlocalized genomic scaffold, Dgunungcola_SK_2 000006F, whole genome shotgun sequence sequence AGGAACTCCAGACCCTGCACTTGATGTGGCTCCAGGCTATGTGGACACTTCATGTCAATCAGGACAGAGACAATCTTCTCCACCAGAGCTCTGGAAATTAAGTGATGCAAGTGATTTTGTACCCGAACCCTTCTATTGTATATCTCACATCTTCTGTCCTATGGAGAGACTTTCGTGGAAGAGCAGGTCCACGTCCACACCGTAGTCGCAGCACTCGATGCACCAGGTCATGCCACCCACAACTTTATCGAAGGCGGACAAGCCCTTGATGCGGGCCCGGTAATATCCCGCTGCCACCAGGATGTCGAAGGTGTCCTGCTCCTTGGCCGTGGCATCCGAGTCTTCGCGACGCTCCACCTTGGATGGGAATCGAATTTGGATTAAGGACTCCCGGCAGGAAGAGCTCCGTTGACTCACTTGCACTTCACGCCCATCCTCGTCGTAACGGGTGCCCAACTTGACATTTGGCAGGATCTTGGAGAATACATCGCGGTTAGCCATGAACAGCCTGAATTACATGCTATTGGTGGCCCGGAAGCTATTGCTTATCATACAAATTGgggaaaacacaaaaatgggCAAACGACGACACAAACAATTGTCAACAATATTGGGTGAAATGCAGTATTCTGCGGCTTTGGCGCGGCGGTCACACCATTCGGTCCATTTGACTTCTCGTGACGTACGGTCACACTCGCACCGGTCACCGCATTTTTTGGCCTTTTTGAAGCGGCGCAGTGCAAGTGGAGATTTATGATGTCCTACTACGTCTGCCTGCACCAGGAGGGCGTCAGCAGCATTCCCAAGCTGATCGAGAAAGCCTACGCGAACAACTACAATGTGGTGGCCACCTCCATCAACGCCAACATGGTGCCCTTCGAACCGGACGAGTCGGATCCCACATACCCGGCCACAATCCTCAGCGCCGTGGACTGGAACTCCAAGGTGATATTCACCATGTCCGACGTGGACGTGGACTCGCCGAACGCCAAGCTGCGCCAGCACGCCCGGGAGGTGCTCCTGCGGGACGTGGCCTGGGCGGAGCACCTGCAGAACGTGGGCAGCGTGATGGTGCGACTGCGCGGTCCGGAAAACGCAAATCTGGCGGACATTGTGCGGACCAAAACGAAGGGTACGGATCTGGCCGTTGGAGCGGAAACTGTAGCCACTTATTCAAAGATCTCTTCCCCCTAGGCAACTGGTTTATACAGGTGCCCATCACCAATCCCGAGCTGGCCACCTTCGAGCACCGCAAAGATGCGTCCGCCGAAGATGTGACTCGTGCGGAACACAATGACCCATGGCACTGGTGGAACAACCTGCGAATCGCCGTCAAACAGAGCACCAAGGTGAAGGTTGTAATCGAGCTAAACGACTCGGATCGACCCAGCAAGGAGACAGTACGTCGCTGGTTGGGCGAGCCCATCGAGGCCATCATTATTCCATCCTCCCTGTTCGTGAGGAATCGCTCCAACTACTGCGTGCTGAAGAAGGAGTGGCAGGTCATCATTGGACACTTCATCTCCGTGAGGGCCAACATCATCATCTCCACGAATCCCACCGATAAGGCTTTGTCCCAGTATGCAGACTATCTGAAGAAGCTAATCAGTGAGAACTGCGACACACACATGCTAAACAGGTGCGTGTCATGCTAGGAATTTGTTAACTTAAATACCTATTGTGATAAACTCCTTCCATTTCCAGCTATGAAAACATGCTGGAGATCCCATTGCAGCCACTCTGCGATAATCTGGACAGCTATACCTATGAAGTATTTGAGACTGATCCCGTCAAATACAAGCTTTACCAAGACGCAATACAGGCGGCTTTGCTAGATCAAGTCAGCGATGAAGAGGCCAAAACCAAGTTGGTAAGAGAATGTCTCTATTCTAAATGTAAAATCAAAGTCTatattctaaatttaaaaatgttcccCTCTAGACAGTGGTCATGCTGCTGGGTGGCGGACGCGGTCCTCTTGCGCGGGCTGTGTTCAATGCAGCTGAGCTGaccaagcgccaagtgcggcTTTACATTATAGAGAAGAATACCAATGCCATTCGCACGCTCTCCTATATGGTTAAAACACTTTGGGCCAACAAGGgtaggaaaaagaaaaaactaagaaaaataaagcCTAATTCCCTTTAATCCCATAGACGTTCACATTTTCTCCAAGGATATGCGTGACTTTTCGCCTCCCGAGCTGGCTGACATAATGGTGTCCGAATTACTCGGTTCCTTTGGCGACAATGAACTCTCACCCGAGTGTCTGGACGGAGCTTTGAAGCTGCTCAAACCGGATGGCATAAGCATACCCTACAAGTCCACCTCGTACATTAATCCCCTCATGACGGCTGTGCTGCATCAGAATGTCTGTCAATTGGTATCCACTGTGCCTGCCTTCGACTACGGCTATGTGTCGCTGCTAAAGAATATCTACCACATCGATGAGCCACAGGCCTTGTTTGAATTCACGCATCCCAATCGCGCGGAGAAGATAGACAATACTCGCTGCAAGATGCTCTCGTTTACTGTCAAAAAGGATTGTGTGCTGCACGGAATCGGCGGATACTTTGATACCCATTTGTACAAGGACATCTGCCTGAGCATCAACCCGCTGACGCACACGGCGGGTATGTTCTCCTGGTTCCCTATGTTTTTCCCCACGGTGAGCAACGTTTAGATCCTTTGAAGGTCACCCATCTAATGTTAGTTATTTATCCTTTTAGCGTCCAAGGACTCTCAAGGAGGGCCAGACCATTAACATCAAGTTCTGGCGCTGCGTGGATGCGACCAAAGTGTGGTACGAATGGCAGGTGATCAGCGATTCCGAGGAGTGGGAGCGCCACAACATATGCGGCACTGGCTACAACATGCGACTGTAGCAGCAGGAAATGCAACACCTTGTAGCCAAATGATCctcaatacttttttttgaacTGAATATAGAATCAAACCGAAGCGACCTTAATTTGTCTGCGACTTTTATTTAGGTTTATGTttgaaaagtttataaatactCTTAACGTACATAGATGTCCTTACATATCTGtgggttttattattttcggtttgtaaaatttagttaatttcCGGTTTCCtctcatttatttaattaaattatatgtatgtatatttaaagcGCTGCACATGATCGCGACACGACATCTCTCTAAGCGAAGGCAATTATCAGTTATGTTAAGTATGTATAACGTAATcgatttagtttagtttaaagCGGAGCTGAACTGGGCGGCGACGGGTGGTGATCGGATCTACGAGTGTACAGCATTAGCCGGGGCCAGCGGCGCTCCACCGCCGACGGCGCCACCTCCACGGATGGCGATCGCTCCCTGGCCGGCGCGGATCGGCTTGGCGATCTGTGCCTGTGGGCCGCGCCTGCCCAGATGCTTCTGTCGCACCGCCTCCTTGATGCGGTCCACCTCGTACTGGTAGCGCTTTCGGTCCCGCATGGCGCCCTCCTTTGCCTCCTTCAGCGCTGTCTCCAGAGCCTTCACCCGCTCCATGGTCGTGCGCAGGCGCTTCTCCAGCTTGGGCAGCTCGCACCGCAGGTCGGCGTTGTCCCGCACCAACTGCTTGTGCACCTTGGTCAGCTGGTCGAGGTTGTTCTCCAGGAAGGAGATCTTCTGCTTCTGCGCAAGGGATCCACCATCCTCCTCGCTTTCCTCGTTCACCACGTTTTTCCGGATTCGTTGCTGTTAGAAAACAAAGGGAACGAATGAGTTAAGAGTTTGATGACTTTAACTATGTAAAGGAAGAGATAGATGGATGCTTCAAATCCACATCAAATGTACCTGCAGGTCCTGAACAAACAGCTTTCGCAGGTTGTGCAGCGTCTGTAACTCCTTGGTCACTGTGTCCTCCAGTCCCTTGAGGTCCTTGCGAGCCTGTTCGCGCCGGTCGTTGGTGAGGATGATGTTCTGCAGCTCGTTGGACTTCTCGGCCTCCTCCTGGCGCACCTTCTCGTAGTCGACCGACATCTGTTGGTGAGTCAACAGCAGTTTCTGATGGACATCCTTCATCTCGTCCATTTCGTGCTGTTTGGCGGCAATCTCGTCCCGCAGCTCGGACACCTGGCGGGTGTGGGCCTCGCGCAGCTCGTCCATCTGGGAGTCGAACATGGAGCGTAGCTCCTCCGCCCGCTGTTTCTCCTCGGCGTTCACGGCGGACACGTGCTCGGCGGCCTTCAGTTTGGCGCACTCCTCGCGCAGCGAATCGATTTGCTCCTCGAGAGTACGCTTCTTGTTCTCCGCCTCGCGCATCGACTCCTGCAGCGACTTCATGCGCGCCTCGTGCTGCGAGATGAGCAAGCGGTACTCGCCCAGATCCCGCTCGTACTCGGAGATCTTCTTGTTGGAGTCCGACTGCAGCGATTCCATGTTGGCGCACCGCTGGGCAATGTTCTTCGCCTCCGTCTTCATCTTGCTGATGTACAGCCGAGCCATGGTGAGATCCTCCTCCACCTTGCTGGCATCCGTGCCAGCCAGAGCACTCATCTTGAGGTCAATGCCGGAATCGCCGGGGGCGATGGCCTGGCCCACTTCGCCCAGGTCTCGCAGCAGGTTGGTCAGCATTTCGGTGATGCGCTTTTTCTGGTGCGAGGACATGTCCTtgagctgctgcagctccgTGGAGGCGGCACTGAACACAGACTGCTTCTGCTGCAACTCCTCGTTGAGGGCGTCGATGTCTTTGTTCTTGTTGTCGATCTCCTGCGACTTCTGGTCGTAGTTAACAGCCAGCTCCTCGAGAGCCTGGAGCACCTCCTTAACCTCTTCCTTGGCCGACTCGTTCTCCTGCTGGATTCGCGCCATCTCCGACTGCAGGGTCTCGTACTCCCTCCGAGCGTTGGCGATcagctcctcctgctccaTCACCTGCTCCTTGAGCTGCTCAGCGTACTGGCTCTGCTGGTTGATCTCCTCGTCCTTGTCGTCCAGCTGCTGGTAGAGCCTCTCGCACTCCGTGGCCAACCTGGCCTGCTCACCCGCGGCCACCGAAGCCGACATGTTGGCAAGGGCGGTCCGCTGGGCAACTAACGCGGCTTCCGCCGCTGCTGCCTGCGCCGCCTCCACTTCCAGATTAGGCGTGCTTGCCTCCATGAGATCCTCCATGTTGATTTGCTCTTCCGCCTTGACGGTCTCGCCCGCTCTCCACCGCGCCAGCTCGATCTCCAGCTTCTCCACCTTGCCCTTGAGCCGGCCgttcttctccttctccttctcgtAGCGCCGCTTCCACTCCTCGGCAGTGAGCTCCTCGTTCACGCAGACCACGTTCTTCACGGTCTTGGCTCGTCGGCCAAAGTCCAGCGTGGACTTGGTCTCCGACTCGTTGAAGCTGGCCGGGGAGCAGCAGATGACGATGGTTGTGCGTGCGTTGCCTCCCAGCGACTCTTGCAGGATGCGCGTCAGCTTGGAGTCGCGGTAGGGGATGTGCGTTTTGTTGCCGTCCGCCAGGGCGGAGATGACATTGCCCAAAGCCGACAGCGACTTGTTGATGTTCTTGGCTTCATCGAGGACAGTGCC is a genomic window containing:
- the LOC128254550 gene encoding kinesin heavy chain, whose translation is MSAEREIPAEDSIKVVCRFRPLNDSEEKAGSKFVVKFPNNVEENCISIAGKVYLFDKVFKPNASQEKVYNEAAKSIVTDVLAGYNGTIFAYGQTSSGKTHTMEGVIGDSVKQGIIPRIVNDIFNHIYAMEVNLEFHIKVSYYEIYMDKIRDLLDVSKVNLSVHEDKNRVPYVKGATERFVSSPEDVFEVIEEGKSNRHIAVTNMNEHSSRSHSVFLINVKQENLENQKKLSGKLYLVDLAGSEKVSKTGAEGTVLDEAKNINKSLSALGNVISALADGNKTHIPYRDSKLTRILQESLGGNARTTIVICCSPASFNESETKSTLDFGRRAKTVKNVVCVNEELTAEEWKRRYEKEKEKNGRLKGKVEKLEIELARWRAGETVKAEEQINMEDLMEASTPNLEVEAAQAAAAEAALVAQRTALANMSASVAAGEQARLATECERLYQQLDDKDEEINQQSQYAEQLKEQVMEQEELIANARREYETLQSEMARIQQENESAKEEVKEVLQALEELAVNYDQKSQEIDNKNKDIDALNEELQQKQSVFSAASTELQQLKDMSSHQKKRITEMLTNLLRDLGEVGQAIAPGDSGIDLKMSALAGTDASKVEEDLTMARLYISKMKTEAKNIAQRCANMESLQSDSNKKISEYERDLGEYRLLISQHEARMKSLQESMREAENKKRTLEEQIDSLREECAKLKAAEHVSAVNAEEKQRAEELRSMFDSQMDELREAHTRQVSELRDEIAAKQHEMDEMKDVHQKLLLTHQQMSVDYEKVRQEEAEKSNELQNIILTNDRREQARKDLKGLEDTVTKELQTLHNLRKLFVQDLQQRIRKNVVNEESEEDGGSLAQKQKISFLENNLDQLTKVHKQLVRDNADLRCELPKLEKRLRTTMERVKALETALKEAKEGAMRDRKRYQYEVDRIKEAVRQKHLGRRGPQAQIAKPIRAGQGAIAIRGGGAVGGGAPLAPANAVHS
- the LOC128254556 gene encoding protein arginine N-methyltransferase 5 isoform X2; its protein translation is MMSYYVCLHQEGVSSIPKLIEKAYANNYNVVATSINANMVPFEPDESDPTYPATILSAVDWNSKVIFTMSDVDVDSPNAKLRQHAREVLLRDVAWAEHLQNVGSVMVRLRGPENANLADIVRTKTKGNWFIQVPITNPELATFEHRKDASAEDVTRAEHNDPWHWWNNLRIAVKQSTKVKVVIELNDSDRPSKETVRRWLGEPIEAIIIPSSLFVRNRSNYCVLKKEWQVIIGHFISVRANIIISTNPTDKALSQYADYLKKLISENCDTHMLNSYENMLEIPLQPLCDNLDSYTYEVFETDPVKYKLYQDAIQAALLDQVSDEEAKTKLTVVMLLGGGRGPLARAVFNAAELTKRQVRLYIIEKNTNAIRTLSYMVKTLWANKDVHIFSKDMRDFSPPELADIMVSELLGSFGDNELSPECLDGALKLLKPDGISIPYKSTSYINPLMTAVLHQNVCQLVSTVPAFDYGYVSLLKNIYHIDEPQALFEFTHPNRAEKIDNTRCKMLSFTVKKDCVLHGIGGYFDTHLYKDICLSINPLTHTAGMFSWFPMFFPTRPRTLKEGQTINIKFWRCVDATKVWYEWQVISDSEEWERHNICGTGYNMRL
- the LOC128254556 gene encoding protein arginine N-methyltransferase 5 isoform X1; protein product: MMSYYVCLHQEGVSSIPKLIEKAYANNYNVVATSINANMVPFEPDESDPTYPATILSAVDWNSKVIFTMSDVDVDSPNAKLRQHAREVLLRDVAWAEHLQNVGSVMVRLRGPENANLADIVRTKTKDLFPLGNWFIQVPITNPELATFEHRKDASAEDVTRAEHNDPWHWWNNLRIAVKQSTKVKVVIELNDSDRPSKETVRRWLGEPIEAIIIPSSLFVRNRSNYCVLKKEWQVIIGHFISVRANIIISTNPTDKALSQYADYLKKLISENCDTHMLNSYENMLEIPLQPLCDNLDSYTYEVFETDPVKYKLYQDAIQAALLDQVSDEEAKTKLTVVMLLGGGRGPLARAVFNAAELTKRQVRLYIIEKNTNAIRTLSYMVKTLWANKDVHIFSKDMRDFSPPELADIMVSELLGSFGDNELSPECLDGALKLLKPDGISIPYKSTSYINPLMTAVLHQNVCQLVSTVPAFDYGYVSLLKNIYHIDEPQALFEFTHPNRAEKIDNTRCKMLSFTVKKDCVLHGIGGYFDTHLYKDICLSINPLTHTAGMFSWFPMFFPTRPRTLKEGQTINIKFWRCVDATKVWYEWQVISDSEEWERHNICGTGYNMRL